From one Catellatospora sp. IY07-71 genomic stretch:
- a CDS encoding roadblock/LC7 domain-containing protein, whose amino-acid sequence MTTAMLSKPAQDLNWLVAGFADRVPGARHAVVASSDGLVVAVSANLDRATADQLAAITSGLLGIAGCVSQLSDGDEVRQTVIEMARGYFLTMAIRDGSVLAVIADNDADLGVVGFEMARLAKQTGEILTPALRAELQRALPR is encoded by the coding sequence ATGACCACTGCCATGCTCAGCAAACCGGCCCAGGACCTCAACTGGCTGGTCGCGGGGTTCGCCGACCGGGTGCCGGGCGCGCGCCACGCCGTGGTCGCGTCCTCCGACGGGCTGGTGGTCGCGGTCTCCGCGAACCTGGACCGGGCCACCGCCGACCAGCTCGCCGCGATCACGTCGGGCCTGCTGGGCATCGCGGGCTGTGTGTCGCAGCTGTCCGACGGCGACGAGGTGCGCCAGACGGTGATCGAGATGGCCCGGGGCTACTTCCTCACCATGGCCATCCGGGACGGCTCGGTGCTGGCCGTGATCGCCGACAACGACGCCGACCTGGGCGTGGTCGGCTTCGAGATGGCCCGCCTGGCCAAGCAGACCGGCGAGATCCTCACCCCCGCCCTGCGCGCCGAACTCCAGCGCGCCCTGCCGCGCTGA
- a CDS encoding sensor histidine kinase, translating into MATGAHERRVATRFGAAVAAPLAALTAASAVLVYQAVADARAADRLAATVAGGPAAAEQAWGRVVTTSFLVLLAIGAATAVAVVIGRDLLAALRELRGRALALAEELPETFERARAGRAEPAPAPAGRPSGQAGPLPTPAGGDEFAQAAAALEQVRHTVVTLAAGQARSRRAVNGIFTNLARRSQILVERQLRLLDEMERDERDPDRLSALFKLDHLAARLRRNDENLLVLAGAEPRRRWREGVPLAALALAALSEIEQYERVRADVDDSLYIAGHAAADIGHLLAELLDNATAFSAPATAVRVGAHAVDGGALVEIVDEGIGLGEQALAEANALLTVPAEVDVAASERMGLVVVSHLAARHGVRVRLTSVPGGGTRAAAELPATLLAEPAGARGRPGPATVEPSRVPERGREPDPAATAATLTRLYEGVRRGQAGDGAAASPPGPDDTKGES; encoded by the coding sequence GTGGCGACGGGAGCGCACGAACGGCGGGTGGCGACCCGCTTCGGAGCCGCCGTCGCCGCACCGCTGGCGGCCCTCACCGCTGCCTCCGCCGTGCTGGTCTACCAGGCCGTCGCCGACGCGCGGGCCGCCGACCGGCTGGCCGCGACCGTCGCGGGCGGCCCAGCCGCCGCCGAGCAGGCGTGGGGACGCGTGGTGACCACGTCGTTCCTGGTGCTGCTGGCGATCGGCGCGGCGACCGCGGTGGCCGTCGTGATCGGACGGGATCTGCTCGCCGCGCTGCGCGAGTTGCGCGGCCGGGCGCTGGCGCTGGCCGAGGAGCTTCCCGAGACGTTCGAGCGGGCCCGGGCCGGGCGTGCGGAGCCGGCGCCCGCTCCCGCCGGGCGGCCGTCCGGGCAGGCCGGGCCGCTGCCCACGCCCGCCGGCGGGGACGAGTTCGCGCAGGCCGCGGCGGCGCTGGAGCAGGTGCGCCATACCGTCGTCACGCTGGCCGCGGGCCAGGCCCGTTCCCGGCGCGCGGTGAACGGCATCTTCACGAACCTGGCCCGGCGCAGCCAGATCCTGGTCGAGCGGCAGCTGCGGCTGCTCGACGAGATGGAGCGCGACGAGCGCGACCCGGACCGGCTGTCGGCCCTGTTCAAGCTCGACCACCTGGCCGCCCGGCTGCGCCGCAACGACGAGAACCTGCTGGTCCTGGCCGGTGCCGAGCCGCGCCGCCGGTGGCGCGAGGGGGTGCCGCTGGCCGCGCTCGCGCTGGCCGCGCTCTCCGAGATCGAGCAGTACGAGCGGGTGCGCGCCGACGTCGACGACTCGCTGTACATCGCCGGCCACGCCGCGGCCGACATCGGCCACCTGCTGGCGGAGCTGCTGGACAACGCCACGGCGTTCTCCGCGCCCGCCACGGCGGTGCGGGTCGGCGCCCACGCGGTGGACGGCGGCGCCCTGGTGGAGATCGTGGACGAGGGCATCGGCCTCGGCGAGCAGGCGCTGGCCGAGGCGAACGCGCTGCTGACGGTGCCGGCCGAGGTCGACGTGGCGGCCAGCGAGCGGATGGGGCTGGTCGTGGTGAGCCACCTCGCCGCCCGCCACGGCGTGCGGGTGCGCCTCACCTCGGTGCCCGGCGGCGGGACCCGGGCGGCGGCCGAGCTGCCCGCCACGCTGCTGGCCGAGCCGGCCGGTGCGCGTGGCCGGCCAGGCCCGGCCACCGTGGAGCCGTCGCGCGTACCAGAGCGTGGGCGCGAGCCCGATCCGGCGGCCACCGCCGCCACCCTGACCCGCCTCTACGAGGGTGTACGGCGCGGGCAGGCCGGGGACGGCGCGGCGGCGTCGCCGCCCGGACCGGACGACACCAAGGGGGAGTCATGA
- a CDS encoding chorismate-binding protein, protein MNLLHDLLGAPDPGPFALLRREGAEHLEVLRGPLSTVARLADIPLPQHVPGDEAGPRTLALVPYRQFAERGFACVDDGTPLECLTIESYHRIPLDEALAALPDTVPDVADLGFDIDDAAYRELVAAVLRDEIGQGAGSNFVIHRTTRARTDADPRQLAGAALRRLITGERGVYWSFLVHLPGGRTLVGASPERHVSVDDGLVMMNPISGTLRHRDLAPGPAGRDTLLRFLSDRKEVNELSMVLDEELKMMAVVADRGGQVLGPYLKHMTHLTHTEYLLAGRTGLDVREVLRETMFAPTLTGSPIENAARVIARYERSGRAYYGGVLALLGRDGDGGQTLDAPILFRCADITPGGEIAVKAGATLVRDSTPDGEVAETHAKAGGVLTALGLRTAPAASAGADIRDLAADPAVRGTLLARNERLSRFWLTEREPEPVSGALVGRTALIVDAEDTFTGMLGHVLRSLGMRVTVRPTTAIGPLSAYDLVVAGPGPGDPADEADLRVAALGAVVEERLSRRAPLLGVCLGHQVLSRRLGLRLHRRDVPYQGLPCDIDLFGVTHRVGFYSTFTAVAPGRLLATAYGDVEVAREDGTGFVHALRGPGFAGVQFHPESVLTEHGPRLLTELVAGILAPAEAGSPVP, encoded by the coding sequence ATGAACCTGCTCCACGATCTGCTCGGCGCGCCCGATCCCGGGCCGTTCGCGCTGCTGCGCCGCGAAGGCGCCGAGCACCTCGAGGTGCTGCGCGGCCCGCTGTCCACCGTGGCACGGCTGGCCGACATCCCCCTGCCCCAGCACGTGCCCGGCGACGAGGCCGGCCCCCGCACGCTCGCACTGGTGCCCTACCGCCAGTTCGCCGAGCGCGGGTTCGCGTGCGTGGACGACGGCACCCCGCTGGAGTGCCTGACGATCGAGTCGTATCACCGCATCCCGCTGGACGAGGCGCTGGCCGCCCTGCCGGACACCGTCCCGGACGTCGCCGACCTGGGCTTCGACATCGACGACGCGGCATACCGCGAGCTGGTGGCGGCGGTGCTGCGCGACGAGATCGGCCAGGGCGCGGGCTCGAACTTCGTCATCCACCGCACCACGCGGGCCCGCACGGACGCCGACCCGCGGCAGCTCGCCGGGGCGGCGCTGCGCCGCCTGATCACCGGCGAGCGCGGCGTGTACTGGTCCTTCCTGGTGCACCTGCCCGGCGGGCGGACACTGGTCGGCGCCTCCCCGGAACGGCACGTCAGCGTCGACGACGGTCTGGTCATGATGAACCCGATCTCCGGCACGCTGCGCCACCGCGACCTCGCCCCCGGCCCGGCCGGGCGGGACACGCTGCTGCGCTTCCTCAGCGACCGCAAGGAGGTCAACGAGCTGTCCATGGTGCTGGACGAGGAGCTGAAGATGATGGCCGTGGTCGCCGACCGCGGCGGCCAGGTCCTCGGCCCCTACCTCAAGCACATGACGCACCTGACCCACACCGAATACCTGCTGGCCGGGCGCACCGGGCTGGACGTGCGGGAGGTGCTGCGGGAGACCATGTTCGCGCCCACCCTCACCGGCAGCCCGATCGAGAACGCGGCCCGCGTCATCGCCCGCTACGAGCGCAGCGGCCGCGCCTACTACGGCGGCGTGCTGGCCCTGCTCGGCCGCGACGGCGACGGCGGCCAGACGCTGGACGCCCCGATCCTGTTCCGCTGCGCGGACATCACGCCCGGCGGCGAGATCGCGGTGAAGGCCGGCGCGACCCTGGTCCGCGACTCCACCCCGGACGGTGAGGTCGCCGAGACCCACGCCAAGGCGGGCGGCGTGCTCACCGCGCTGGGCCTGCGCACCGCACCGGCCGCGTCTGCCGGTGCCGACATCCGCGACCTGGCCGCCGACCCGGCGGTACGCGGCACGCTGCTGGCCCGCAACGAGCGGCTGTCCCGGTTCTGGCTGACCGAGCGCGAGCCCGAACCGGTGAGCGGCGCGCTGGTCGGCCGCACCGCGCTGATCGTGGACGCCGAGGACACGTTCACCGGCATGCTCGGCCACGTGCTGCGCTCGCTCGGCATGCGGGTCACCGTTCGGCCCACCACCGCGATCGGCCCGCTGAGCGCGTACGACCTCGTGGTGGCCGGTCCCGGTCCCGGCGACCCGGCCGACGAGGCCGACCTGCGGGTCGCCGCGCTGGGCGCGGTGGTCGAGGAGCGGCTGTCCCGCCGCGCGCCGCTGCTCGGCGTGTGCCTCGGGCACCAGGTGCTCAGCCGCCGCCTGGGCCTGCGCCTGCACCGCCGCGACGTGCCCTACCAGGGCCTGCCCTGCGACATCGACCTGTTCGGCGTCACGCACCGGGTCGGCTTCTACTCCACCTTCACCGCGGTCGCGCCGGGCAGGCTGCTGGCCACGGCGTACGGCGACGTCGAGGTGGCCCGGGAGGACGGCACCGGGTTCGTGCACGCGCTGCGCGGGCCGGGTTTCGCGGGCGTGCAGTTCCATCCGGAGTCGGTGCTCACCGAGCACGGCCCGCGGCTGCTCACCGAGCTGGTGGCCGGGATCCTCGCCCCGGCCGAGGCGGGCAGCCCCGTGCCGTGA
- a CDS encoding M91 family zinc metallopeptidase translates to MELTGTARTLATRAADVLDTLAGRTDGVQRHLDESLARLAAAVPHQGGPDRPLFAVTGPAQARRVHAAVAEATALRGDLDSAHEDAATELAALTAAWAALAERGRPLPAVPAPETKGAAKVVIGAGLTLVDTGAGEDDVRVTTDPTGRTVVQAGGTTVAAVSEGRLVLRTGAGRDTVVVDAAVRLPVTVLAGAGDDRVTGGDLLHGAGGRDALLGRDGDDLLLGGDDRDYLDGGVGDDVLDGGDGDDTAYGLDGADLLRGSDGDDHVSGGRGSDLLLGGTGDDTLTGGAGRDLLDGASGTDRAYRDADDSAEPTAPAADDSAEPADPAASTGPARSAGHAVDAVAVGGAEVVHQAPAVVPGGRLLIEGSAEFAARVASDLDLLRASPTGRRLLAELDQELAAGDGWLPGDGPDSVTIRELGAGSGNGFAGTDGDDDRFVIAYEPGFDSLAGDAPPVVVLFHELGHAWAHLTGNGVPGAYTGDDVMWDGRSWVPVPAAERAVTGLPVDDDGDPTTPERPAPRHPYPLTENALRDELGIVRRDRYGSPARPE, encoded by the coding sequence ATGGAGCTGACCGGGACCGCGCGGACGCTGGCCACGCGGGCCGCCGACGTGCTGGACACGCTGGCCGGCCGCACCGACGGCGTACAGCGGCACCTGGACGAGAGCCTGGCCCGGCTCGCGGCGGCGGTGCCGCACCAGGGCGGGCCGGACCGGCCGCTGTTCGCGGTGACCGGCCCCGCACAGGCCCGGCGGGTGCACGCCGCCGTCGCCGAGGCCACGGCGCTGCGCGGCGACCTCGACAGCGCACACGAAGACGCCGCCACGGAACTGGCCGCGCTCACCGCGGCGTGGGCGGCGCTCGCTGAGCGGGGCCGTCCGCTGCCCGCCGTACCCGCCCCCGAAACGAAGGGGGCTGCCAAGGTCGTCATTGGGGCCGGGCTGACGCTGGTGGACACCGGCGCGGGAGAAGACGACGTTCGCGTGACCACCGACCCGACGGGCCGGACCGTGGTGCAGGCAGGCGGCACGACCGTGGCCGCGGTCAGCGAGGGCAGGCTCGTCCTGCGCACCGGCGCCGGCCGGGACACGGTCGTGGTCGACGCCGCGGTGCGGCTTCCGGTGACCGTGCTGGCCGGAGCCGGAGACGACCGGGTCACCGGCGGCGACCTGCTGCACGGCGCGGGCGGCCGCGACGCGCTGCTCGGCCGCGACGGCGACGACCTGCTGCTGGGCGGGGACGATCGCGACTACCTGGACGGCGGCGTGGGCGACGACGTCCTCGACGGCGGAGACGGGGACGACACCGCCTACGGGCTCGACGGCGCGGACCTGCTGCGCGGCAGCGACGGCGACGACCACGTCTCCGGCGGGCGGGGCAGCGACCTGCTGCTCGGCGGCACCGGCGACGACACGCTCACCGGCGGCGCGGGCCGCGACCTGCTCGACGGCGCCTCCGGAACCGACCGCGCCTACCGCGACGCCGACGATTCGGCCGAGCCCACCGCTCCAGCCGCCGACGATTCGGCCGAGCCCGCCGATCCGGCCGCATCCACCGGCCCTGCCAGGTCTGCCGGCCACGCCGTTGACGCAGTGGCGGTCGGCGGGGCCGAGGTGGTGCACCAGGCGCCCGCCGTGGTGCCCGGCGGACGGCTGCTGATCGAGGGCTCGGCCGAGTTCGCGGCACGAGTGGCATCTGATCTGGACCTGCTGCGGGCCTCGCCCACCGGGCGGCGGCTGCTCGCCGAGCTGGACCAGGAGCTGGCCGCCGGGGACGGCTGGCTGCCCGGGGACGGGCCGGACTCGGTCACCATCCGCGAGCTGGGCGCGGGCTCCGGCAACGGGTTCGCCGGGACCGACGGCGACGACGACCGCTTCGTGATCGCGTACGAACCCGGCTTCGACTCCCTGGCCGGGGACGCGCCACCGGTCGTGGTGCTGTTCCACGAGCTGGGGCACGCGTGGGCGCACCTGACCGGCAACGGCGTGCCGGGCGCGTACACCGGCGACGACGTGATGTGGGACGGCCGGTCGTGGGTGCCCGTGCCCGCCGCCGAACGGGCCGTGACCGGGCTGCCCGTCGACGATGACGGAGATCCGACAACGCCCGAACGGCCCGCGCCACGGCACCCGTATCCGCTGACCGAGAACGCGCTGCGTGATGAGCTGGGCATTGTCCGGCGCGACCGGTACGGCTCCCCGGCACGCCCTGAGTGA
- a CDS encoding metal-dependent hydrolase, with the protein MMGPQHALSGAATWLAGSWVAAQFFDYPQSATTIAIGAAVCAGGALLPDLDMSGKVTKGQGGSTVSRSFGVASLFVAEVVEKISVGVYTATKLSKDPDRDNGHRTLTHTLPFAALMGFGATWLCTHYGKWAVMGILFFMFGFALRGLFDKWADRAGWVIVTLTSAAAAYFAYEFLPTIERGYPMIGLAVGVGCIVHLMGDIITRAGVPILWPIPTGRRMWRMIGLPNTFAIEAGSKVETTVLRSVFTIISLLAGAGLLAPALLKRFDIEI; encoded by the coding sequence ATGATGGGTCCACAGCACGCGCTGTCCGGCGCGGCCACGTGGCTGGCCGGATCCTGGGTGGCGGCCCAGTTCTTCGACTACCCGCAGTCGGCCACCACGATCGCCATCGGCGCCGCGGTGTGCGCGGGCGGGGCGCTGCTGCCCGACCTGGACATGTCCGGCAAGGTCACCAAGGGCCAGGGCGGTTCCACCGTGTCCCGCAGCTTCGGTGTGGCCTCGCTGTTCGTCGCCGAGGTGGTGGAGAAGATCTCGGTCGGCGTCTATACCGCCACCAAACTGAGCAAGGACCCGGACCGGGACAACGGCCACCGCACGCTGACCCACACGCTGCCGTTCGCGGCGCTGATGGGCTTCGGCGCGACCTGGCTGTGCACCCACTACGGCAAGTGGGCCGTGATGGGCATCCTGTTCTTCATGTTCGGGTTCGCGCTGCGCGGCCTGTTCGACAAGTGGGCCGACCGGGCGGGCTGGGTCATCGTGACGCTGACCTCGGCCGCGGCGGCGTACTTCGCGTACGAGTTCCTGCCCACGATCGAGCGCGGTTACCCAATGATCGGCCTGGCGGTCGGCGTCGGCTGCATCGTGCATCTGATGGGCGACATCATCACCCGCGCCGGCGTGCCGATCCTGTGGCCGATCCCGACCGGCCGCCGCATGTGGCGCATGATCGGCCTGCCGAACACCTTCGCCATCGAGGCCGGCAGCAAGGTCGAGACCACCGTGCTGCGCTCCGTCTTCACCATCATCTCGCTGCTGGCCGGCGCCGGCCTGCTGGCCCCGGCGCTGCTCAAGCGCTTCGACATCGAGATCTGA
- a CDS encoding bifunctional 3'-5' exonuclease/DNA polymerase — protein MTVIAVVADGSGGGVLRPLDAAGAPVGPDEPVADLAAAVAARDAAGPRWLWGCTEQSYPPLLERGVRVRRCHDAELAEALLLGYAGRYGEPRSAAAAYARLVGAPVPADQAARPGRPPGDRQGTLFDDTPAPAEAPGGAAPLDVLTAVYRDQLARIAATEHPQRMRLLVAAESASALIAAEMGHTGLPWQARTHDEILVGLLGEPSPVGGPPRRLAELSARIAELLDAPGLHPDSPAELRRALRRAGIEVPNTRSWTLRAVDHPVIGVLLEYKELYRIWTAHGWSWREQWVHDGRFRPAYVVAGVVSGRWATRGGGALQIPKAVRGAARAEPGWRLVVADAGQLEPRILAAVSGDAGLARAAGSGDLYAALAAESFGGDRAKAKLALLGAMYGQTGGAAAPALAALRGSYPKAWTYVEAAARAGETGGLVRSWLGRTCPPSALESSWADEGASGRSRGRFTRNFVIQATAAEWAAALLADLRTRLWDTRAELVFFQHDEVIVHCPAEEAELVVAALEAGGKATGELLFGSSPVRFPLTVAVADSYGDAK, from the coding sequence GTGACGGTGATCGCGGTGGTGGCGGACGGCAGCGGCGGGGGCGTGCTGCGCCCGCTGGACGCCGCGGGCGCCCCGGTCGGGCCGGACGAGCCCGTGGCCGACCTCGCCGCCGCCGTCGCCGCGCGGGACGCCGCCGGGCCGCGCTGGCTGTGGGGGTGCACCGAGCAGAGCTACCCGCCGCTGCTGGAACGCGGGGTGCGGGTGCGCCGGTGCCATGACGCCGAGCTGGCCGAGGCGCTGCTGCTCGGGTACGCGGGCCGCTACGGGGAGCCGCGCTCGGCCGCCGCCGCGTACGCCCGGCTGGTGGGCGCTCCCGTGCCCGCGGACCAGGCCGCCCGGCCCGGCCGTCCACCCGGTGACCGGCAGGGCACCCTGTTCGACGACACGCCCGCCCCGGCCGAGGCGCCCGGCGGCGCCGCGCCGCTGGACGTGCTCACCGCGGTGTACCGCGACCAGCTGGCCCGGATCGCGGCGACCGAGCACCCGCAGCGGATGCGGCTGCTGGTCGCGGCCGAATCGGCCAGCGCGCTGATCGCCGCCGAGATGGGGCACACCGGGCTGCCCTGGCAGGCCCGGACCCACGACGAGATCCTGGTCGGCCTGCTCGGCGAGCCCTCGCCGGTGGGCGGCCCGCCGCGCCGGCTGGCCGAGCTGTCGGCCCGCATCGCCGAGCTGCTCGACGCCCCCGGCCTGCACCCGGACTCGCCCGCCGAGCTGCGCCGGGCGCTGCGGCGCGCCGGGATCGAGGTGCCGAACACCCGCTCCTGGACACTGCGCGCCGTCGACCACCCGGTGATCGGGGTGCTGCTGGAGTACAAGGAGCTCTACCGGATCTGGACGGCGCACGGCTGGAGCTGGCGCGAGCAGTGGGTGCACGACGGCCGCTTCCGGCCCGCGTACGTGGTCGCGGGCGTCGTCTCCGGGCGCTGGGCCACCCGGGGCGGGGGAGCGCTGCAGATCCCCAAGGCGGTGCGCGGCGCGGCGCGGGCCGAGCCCGGCTGGCGGCTGGTCGTCGCCGACGCGGGGCAGCTGGAGCCGCGCATCCTGGCCGCGGTGTCCGGCGACGCCGGGCTGGCCCGCGCCGCGGGCTCCGGCGACCTGTACGCGGCGCTGGCCGCCGAGTCGTTCGGCGGCGACCGGGCCAAGGCCAAACTGGCCCTGCTCGGCGCGATGTACGGGCAGACCGGCGGCGCGGCCGCCCCCGCGCTGGCGGCGCTGCGCGGCAGCTACCCGAAGGCGTGGACGTACGTCGAGGCGGCGGCGCGGGCCGGGGAGACCGGCGGGCTGGTGCGCTCCTGGCTGGGCCGGACCTGCCCGCCGTCGGCGCTGGAGTCGTCGTGGGCCGACGAGGGCGCGTCGGGACGCTCGCGGGGCCGGTTCACCCGCAACTTCGTCATCCAGGCCACGGCGGCGGAGTGGGCCGCCGCGCTGCTGGCCGACCTCCGCACCCGGCTCTGGGACACCCGTGCCGAGCTGGTGTTCTTCCAGCACGACGAGGTCATCGTGCACTGCCCCGCCGAGGAGGCGGAGCTGGTGGTCGCGGCGCTGGAGGCCGGTGGAAAGGCGACGGGCGAGCTGCTGTTCGGCAGCTCGCCCGTGCGCTTCCCGCTCACCGTCGCCGTGGCGGACTCCTACGGCGACGCGAAGTAG
- a CDS encoding class I SAM-dependent methyltransferase, with protein sequence MTETGPVFDRIGATYSEAFADRPGQLAAGRWLMDRLAGRDKPLVLDVGCGSGEPTARQLIDGGMHVVGIDTSPVMLELARHTVPEAIFVERDLFDLDGLHPTQQRFDGVVAFFSLLLLPRPDVEKALDDIHHVLAHDGVFALGMVEGDSDHLMRDFLGTQVPLTAYPREELPHLLNRHGFVVEELRADYWEPAPIPTVPTTPQTHLYAYCTAARPD encoded by the coding sequence ATGACCGAGACGGGGCCGGTGTTCGACCGGATCGGCGCGACCTACAGCGAGGCGTTCGCGGACCGGCCGGGTCAGCTGGCCGCCGGACGCTGGCTGATGGACCGGCTGGCCGGGCGGGACAAGCCGCTGGTGCTCGACGTCGGCTGTGGCTCGGGCGAGCCCACCGCGCGCCAGCTCATCGACGGCGGCATGCACGTCGTCGGCATCGACACCTCCCCGGTGATGCTGGAGCTGGCCCGGCACACCGTGCCCGAGGCCATCTTCGTCGAGCGCGACCTGTTCGACCTGGACGGCCTGCACCCGACCCAGCAGCGCTTCGACGGCGTGGTGGCGTTCTTCTCGCTGCTCCTGCTCCCCCGCCCCGACGTCGAGAAGGCGCTGGACGACATCCACCACGTGCTGGCCCACGACGGCGTCTTCGCCCTCGGCATGGTGGAGGGCGACAGCGACCACCTGATGCGCGACTTCCTCGGCACCCAGGTGCCGCTCACCGCATACCCCCGCGAAGAACTCCCCCACCTGCTCAACCGCCACGGCTTCGTCGTCGAAGAACTCCGCGCCGACTACTGGGAACCCGCCCCGATCCCCACCGTCCCCACCACCCCCCAAACCCACCTCTACGCCTACTGCACCGCCGCCCGCCCCGACTAA